A region from the Chelmon rostratus isolate fCheRos1 chromosome 6, fCheRos1.pri, whole genome shotgun sequence genome encodes:
- the gal gene encoding galanin peptides has translation MQRCFGIFCVSLIFCATLSETIGLVIAAKEKRGWTLNSAGYLLGPRRIDHLIQIKDSPSARGRDELVTQYGIDGHRTLGDKAGLAGKRDMGQEEDFRTGSLRIADGDIIHTVIDFLSYLKLKEMGALDNLPSSVTSDELANP, from the exons atGCAGAGGTGCTTTGGGATTTTTTGCGTGTCGCTCATCTTTTGCGCAACTCTCTCTGAGACCATCGGCTTGGTCATTGCG GCGAAGGAGAAACGTGGCTGGACTCTGAACAGTGCTGGCTACCTGTTAGGTCCCC GTCGTATTGATCACCTAATTCAGATAAAGGATTCTCCCAGTGCCAGAGGCAGAGACGAGCTGGTCACTCAAT ATGGGATAGATGGACACAGGACACTAGGAGACAAGGCGGGTCTGGCTGGAAAGAGGGACATGGGCCAGGAGGAGGACTTCAGAAcag GCTCCCTGAGGATAGCAGATGGAGACATCATCCACACTGTCATCGACTTCCTGTCATACCTCAAACTTAAAG AGATGGGAGCCTTGGACAACCTGCCTTCCTCTGTGACATCAGATGAACTGGCCAATCCCTAA